The Solidesulfovibrio sp. genomic interval GGGCGTCTTCGTCGAGCAGCCCCTGGACGAAGTGCTGGCCATCATGGAGGCGGCCGAACTGGACTTCGCCCAGCTCCACGCCGGCCAGACCCCCGATTTCTGCCGCGCCGTGGGGGCGCAGCGGGTCATCCGCGCCTTCTGGCCGCAACGACACCCGGACATGGCCGCCCTGGCCGCCGAGGTGGCCCGCTTCGCGGGCACGATCGGCTACGCCCTGCTCGACGCCGGCACTTCCGGCGGCGGCCACGGCCTGTCCCTGCCCTTCGCCCCCCTGGCCGATTTTTCCCCGCCCATGCCCTGGCTCCTGGCCGGCGGCCTCGGCCCCGACAACGTGGCCGAAGCCCTCGCCCAGGCCAGACCCCACGGCCTGGACCTCAACTCCGGCGTCGAGTCCTCCCCGGGACTCAAGGAGTTGGCAAAAGTCCGGAGGTCCCTTTGGGCCGTGAAGGGTGAATAGGAGAAGAGGAAGATCGGGGCGCCGCCCCGAACCCCGCCGGGGGGCATGATGCCCCCCGGACCCCCTCGCCTCCCGGACGCGTTTGCCGCGACGGCG includes:
- a CDS encoding phosphoribosylanthranilate isomerase, with amino-acid sequence MADILVKICGMTRPEDVVGCTQAGADLLGFIFAAKSPRRVTIEQAAALPRTRAKRVGVFVEQPLDEVLAIMEAAELDFAQLHAGQTPDFCRAVGAQRVIRAFWPQRHPDMAALAAEVARFAGTIGYALLDAGTSGGGHGLSLPFAPLADFSPPMPWLLAGGLGPDNVAEALAQARPHGLDLNSGVESSPGLKELAKVRRSLWAVKGE